The Triticum dicoccoides isolate Atlit2015 ecotype Zavitan chromosome 6A, WEW_v2.0, whole genome shotgun sequence genome has a window encoding:
- the LOC119318592 gene encoding silicon efflux transporter LSI2-like: MAMEPTVKVALGTAAFGIFWVLAVFPAVPFLPIGRTAGSLLGAMLMVLLNVITADEAYAAVDLPILGLLFGTMVVSVYLERADMFRHLGRALSWRSQGGKDLLLRTCAVSALASALFTNDTCCVVLTEFILKIARQNNLPPKPFLLALASSANIGSAATPIGNPQNLVIAVQSGISFGDFVFGILPATLVGVVVNAAILLCLYWRELSDEKCVDVSHDALPAEVVDEDDVTSHRFSPATMSHPRRGRLPDGSVLPDAAGCDAHCSCEPVKPGSVNGDVAKAAPDGVGIHQRRGSAARVTAKEGDGYCCFNSTEEKEAAMDEEWKNRLWKTCVYAITFGMLVALLLGLNMSWSAITAALALIVLDFKDARPCLEKVSYPLLLFFCGMFITVDGFNKTGIPSTFWEFMEPYARIDTPTGVVILALVILLLSNVASNVPTVLLLGARVAASAAAISPAAETNAWLILAWVSTVAGNLSLLGSAANLIVCEQARRSQQFGYTLSFFSHLQFGFPATLIVTGIGLLLIKSN; the protein is encoded by the exons ATGGCGATGGAGCCGACGGTGAAGGTGGCGCTGGGGACGGCGGCGTTCGGCATCTTCTGGGTGCTGGCGGTGTTCCCGGCGGTGCCCTTCCTGCCCATCGGCCGCACGGCGGGGTCGCTGCTGGGGGCCATGCTCATGGTGCTCCTCAACGTCATCACCGCCGACGAGGCCTACGCCGCGGTGGACCTGCCCATCCTCGGCCTGCTCTTCGGCACCATGGTCGTCAGCGTCTACCTGGAGCGCGCCGACATGTTCCGCCACCTGGGACGCGCGCTCTCGTGGCGGAGCCAGGGCGGCAAGGACCTGCTCCTCCGCACCTGCGCCGTCTCCGCGCTCGCCTCCGCGCTCTTCACCAACGACACCTGCTGCGTCGTCCTCACCGAGTTCATCCTCAAGATCGCCCGCCAGAACAACCTCCCGCCCAAGCCGTTTCTCCTCGCGCTCGCCTCCTCGGCCAACATCGGCTCCGCGGCCACCCCCATCGGCAACCCGCAGAACCTCGTCATCGCCGTGCAGAGCGGCATCTCCTTCGGCGACTTCGTCTTCGGCATCCTGCCGGCCACCCTCGTCGGCGTCGTCGTCAACGCCGCCATCCTCCTCTGCCTCTACTGGCGGGAGCTGTCGGACGAGAAGTGCGTCGACGTGTCccacgacgcgctccccgccgaggTCGTCGACGAGGACGACGTCACCTCGCACCGCTTCTCGCCGGCCACCATGTCCCACCCGCGCCGCGGCCGCCTCCCCGACGGCTCTGTCCTTCCCGACGCGGCCGGCTGCGACGCGCACTGCTCATGCGAGCCGGTGAAGCCTGGCTCCGTCAACGGCGACGTCGCCAAGGCGGCGCCCGACGGCGTCGGGATCCACCAGAGGCGTGGCTCTGCCGCCAGAGTGACGGCCAAGGAGGGGGATGGGTACTGCTGCTTCAACTCGACGGAGGAGAAGGAGGCGGCCATGGACGAGGAGTGGAAGAACAGGCTGTGGAAGACGTGCGTGTACGCCATCACCTTCGGCATGCTCGTGGCGCTGCTGCTTGGCCTCAACATGTCCTGGAGCGCCATTACCGCCGCCCTGGCGCTCATCGTGCTCGACTTCAAGGACGCCCGCCCCTGCCTCGAGAAG GTCTCCTACCCACTGCTGCTCTTCTTCTGTGGGATGTTCATCACGGTGGATGGCTTCAACAAGACCGGCATTCCGAGCACGTTCTGGGAGTTCATGGAGCCCTACGCGCGGATCGACACGCCCACCGGGGTGGTCATCCTCGCCCTGGTCATCCTTCTCCTCTCTAATGTCGCGTCGAATGTCCCGACCG TCCTGCTGCTCGGCGCACGGgtggcggcctcggcggcggcgatcTCCCCGGCGGCGGAGACCAACGCGTGGCTGATCCTGGCGTGGGTGAGCACGGTGGCCGGCAACCTGTCGCTGCTGGGGTCGGCGGCGAACCTGATCGTGTGCGAGCAGGCGCGCCGGTCCCAGCAGTTTGGCTACACCCTCTCCTTCTTCAGCCACCTCCAGTTCGGCTTCCCGGCGACGCTCATCGTCACCGGCATCGGCCTGCTGCTCATCAAGAGCAACTGA